GTGCCAATGAGTGAGCTGGGAGGAGGGTAGGCAAGGCTCCTGTGGGCATCATTGCCTACCCTGCCCCTTGCAGTGCCAGTCCTGCTGCCTGAAGGACACTGAGCTTCACATTTCCCTTTTCTTGCAGGGCTTTTCACCAGCTGAGCTTCACTGAGGAGAAGACAAGATGTTGAGGGAAAAAATGACCGTTTTTGGCAAGAAGCTGATCCGCCGGCGCATGGTGGACCTGAGCTCCGATGACACCCATTTTGCTCGCTGCCTCTCCACGCTGGACCTCGTATCCCTGGGGGTGGGCAGCACACTAGGGGCTGGTGTGTATGTGCTGGCCGGCGAGGTGGCCAAGGAGATGGCTGGTCCCTCCATTGTCCTCTCCTTCCTGGTGGCTGCTCTCTCATCGGTACTGGCTGGACTCTGCTATGCAGAGTTTGGGGCCCGTGTCCCCAAGGCCGGCTCTGCATACCTCTACAGCTACGTTACTGTTGGCGAGATCTGGGCTTTTATAGCCGGGTGGAACCTCATTCTCTCCTATGTGATAGGTACGAGGccaggcagcctgtgtggggctccTTCCAGCACTCTGCTGGTACCATGGGGGGCTTCTGGGGGCAGGGTGTGGGGTGGGATCAGCAGGGAGCTGGGTGCTCAGGTGTGGTGGCTGGTGCCAGTCTGCCCTGGGCTCAGACTAATGCACAGATTTGCCATCAACCAGGTACGGCCAGTGTGGCTCGAGCCTGGAGTGCAACATTTGACAACATCATCGGCAACCACATCTCCACCTTCTTTGTCACCAACATCCCAATGCATGTGCCAGGAGTGCTGGCTGAGCATCCAGACTTCTTTGCTTTGATCCTGATTTTGCTGCTTACTGGTGGGTGTGCAGGAGAGTGGCTCCATGGTACCTTGGGTGATGGCACCAGGAGCCTGATGGGTCCTCACTCACCTCTTCTGTCCCACAGTACTGCTGTCTTTTGGTGTCAGCGAATCTGCCCTCGTGAACAAAATCTTCACAGCAGTGAACCTGTTGGTGCTGGGCTTTGTTGTCATTGCTGGCTTCATCAAGGGAGACATCAAGAACTGGCAGCTTTCAGAGGAGAGCCATGGCAATTTGTCACTGCCAGACACACCGGATGACGAGTAAGTAGGGCAACTGGGATCTGGCATAGTGCAggcacaggccctgctgtccttgcacctcacagcagctgctctcctgcaTTTCTTCCAGGAAAAAAGCTTTTGGCTCTGGTGGGTTTTTCCCCTTTGGACTGGAAGGGATGCTGACCGGCGCTGCCACCTGTTTCTATGCCTTCGTGGGCTTTGACTGCATTGCCACCACAGGTACTGCCTTGGGTGAGGGTGGTGTGGGCATTTCccctgcacagcctgcagctGGTTGGGAGCTGATGGGGAGGATGCTCTCACATGGTGTGGGAAAACAGCTGGTCTCACTGCTCCTGGGAGGTTTCGCTGTGGAGTGTGTGTTTTCAGCTGGGCCAGACAAAAGAGCCTGTCCTGCCCCAGGAAAAGTGGCTCATTACACCACATGGTTGGGAGCAGGGCTGCaccctgcctgcacagccagctcccagagcagcagggagcctTTTGACTGCTGAGCCGAGCAGTGCTGGGAATTGCTGGTGTCTCCTAGTTATTTCCCAGCCTCAGGCAGCCTTTTTTCAAATGACTGGGTTCATGCAAAACTGCTGCTTCTTGGAGCACAGGCAGCTCTCTAATTTCCTCTTATTACCCCAGAAATCTACTTAGTGGGTGGCTGGTACAGGCTGTTCTGCCTGACCTtgcctgtgccaccctgcctccaggggctgcccagcagtctcctcctttcctgctgcTGAGCCCCTTGCTGGGAGCCTGGTGCAGCACACCTTTGCAAAGCCGAGCACGCATTCAAGGGGGATGGATCTCTGTTCAACAGGCTCTGTAGGGAGAGGGAGCtgatggaggggaggaaggacTGGCATGGCCAAGGGCTGGCTGCAAGCCCAGGCTGCCAGGCTGCTCCTTTCCTTCTGCCAGTGCAGCAGCAGAATGGCCAGGGACCCCTCCTCTCTGACAGCCCCTGCTTGCTGCTCCCCAGTCCTGTGCTGCCATGGAAAGTCCCTGCTGGCTGATCCCCTGGGGGTGCTTGTCCCATGCTGTGCAGTGGAGTGGGGCACATGTGGCCTCTTGTGTCTGGACAGGGGAGGAAGCCAGGAACCCGCAGCGCTCGATTCCCATTGGCATCATTGTGTCCCTCCTCATCTGCTTTGTGGCTTATTTCGGGGTCTCTGCGTCCCTGACCCTCATGGTGCCCTACTTCCTCCTGAACAAGAGCAGCCCTCTGCCTGAGGCTTTCAAGGCGGTGGGTTGGGAGCCCGCCCGCTACGCCGTTGCCGTTGGCTCGCTCTGTGCCCTCTCCACCAGGTAGGACTGGCTCTGTTCCTGGCACTGCTTGGGGCACAGCGCAGGGACCGACAGCATtcacctggctgggctggggattTGCTCTTTCCAGTtgctgtcctgctcctggcacagagctggTCCCTTCCCCTTCTGGGTGGTAGATGTGGGCAGCTCGCCTAATCTCTCTCCACGACAGCTTGCTGGGctccatgtttcccatgccccgAGTGATCCATGCCATGGCAGAGGATGGGCTGCTCTTCAAGTTCCTCTCCCGGATCCACAGTGGCAGAAAGACCCCTCTGATCGCCACCTTTGTCTCGGGGTTCTTTGCAGGTAAGGCTCCTGGCCACCTCctcaaacccagccctgccatggtctGTGGGAGTGTTtgtgggtccccaggatgagggaagagatgagaatcttgactccatgtttccgaaggctgatttattattttatgatatatattatattaaaagaaaattatatactaaaactatactaaaagaatagagagaaaagagacatcagaaggctggcaaggaaaggaatgaataataaaattgtgtgactgctcacagccttgacacagctggctgtcattggtcatcaagtaaaaacaattcacatgagatCAATCAAAGATGCCCTGTTGGTAAAccacctccagaccacattccacagccatcagatAGTTATTGCTtagattttg
The nucleotide sequence above comes from Melospiza melodia melodia isolate bMelMel2 chromosome 16, bMelMel2.pri, whole genome shotgun sequence. Encoded proteins:
- the SLC7A3 gene encoding cationic amino acid transporter 3; this translates as MLREKMTVFGKKLIRRRMVDLSSDDTHFARCLSTLDLVSLGVGSTLGAGVYVLAGEVAKEMAGPSIVLSFLVAALSSVLAGLCYAEFGARVPKAGSAYLYSYVTVGEIWAFIAGWNLILSYVIGTASVARAWSATFDNIIGNHISTFFVTNIPMHVPGVLAEHPDFFALILILLLTVLLSFGVSESALVNKIFTAVNLLVLGFVVIAGFIKGDIKNWQLSEESHGNLSLPDTPDDEKKAFGSGGFFPFGLEGMLTGAATCFYAFVGFDCIATTGEEARNPQRSIPIGIIVSLLICFVAYFGVSASLTLMVPYFLLNKSSPLPEAFKAVGWEPARYAVAVGSLCALSTSLLGSMFPMPRVIHAMAEDGLLFKFLSRIHSGRKTPLIATFVSGFFAAVFALFLDLKDLVDLMSIGTLLAYSLVAVCVLILRYQPRQPNSPKAVEMLELNGNEEERVIMNPAITAASAQHKETVSLATLFNPPGDTPTVLSGRIVYVCVAVIAALITVICVVLTLNMDALKDASVGSVVLLVLLLVALLIFTIIIWRQPQSNARLNFKVPFLPLVPILSTFINILLMVQLDKGTWARFAVCMVVGFVIYFAYGIWNSVEGKNAETARATAEKPLHHPGQDLSPGAAAV